In the genome of Mucilaginibacter defluvii, one region contains:
- a CDS encoding putative LPS assembly protein LptD has protein sequence MKFVKPFFLLAIILTVNAVAVAYRSGYKSSSKVIARDTIIKLDSNRATDRRLMRGPFGKKAEPPRAKQTAAVAKDTIPKDSLRRDTAIRDTGRSAMVLPTDTGRRSANGLESEVKAHAEDSIIVDNENNLMYLYGKARVTYEDVELDAEYIRIDKKNHLIYASGRPSPKTGRYIGRPIFQQKNDKPSYADSLLFDYKTKKGKIFNPASEQDGNFISGGQAKKLNNDEVAYKNVIYSTCNEPFPHTHFGIVITKGIGEKHRIISGPAYLEIANIPLPLGVPFGFFPKPESRASGVIFPTFGEDARLGFFMRNLGYYIALNDYMDMTSNVSIYSRGSYELSTAARYLKRYKYQGNLTLSYGSHNYGLPGDPAAKDFNISWSHSQDANAHPGSTFSASVNAGTSSFYQNSPAGQNYSLTQLTQNNMRSSIAYGKTWAGTPFNLNVSLGHSQDISQKRVTLDLPTVSFNMSTLSPFDSKNRIGEQKWYQKITVGYSLQAQNKINNIPESQLFTSETLSKRLQNGMQHTIPVALSLNVLKYFQFNTSANYTERWYLQSIRKRYDRDNPNVAPGTAVVDTVAGFARAGEYNLNAGFSTKVYSQANFKGKIKAIRHVMTPSLTFSYRPDFSDPSYGYYRTIVSEASIPYTYTAQTYSIFEQSVYGGPSAGRSAGLGLNIDNVIEAKVRPKATDTSNTDKKIAILQGFSVSTFYNFAADSIKLSPISFSGHTGLFGQKVNISFNGSLNPYVLRVRDSITNGAVIRYAQPTARYTWKDGKLPMLTNLGLSMSGSLNSSSFSPKKQAQPNTLQGMTPEQSRQLSLINSDPGAYIDFTVPWNISFSYNFNYSNTGVATNTTNTMMISGDVSITPKWKIQYSTNFDFNAMKLADATSFAIYRDLHCWDLSVQWLPFGYYKSYNVTIKVKSSILQDLKLTKRSDYTSNRYYGGGF, from the coding sequence TTGAAATTCGTTAAGCCTTTTTTTCTGCTTGCTATTATATTAACGGTAAATGCGGTGGCTGTTGCATACCGAAGCGGATATAAAAGTAGCTCAAAAGTTATAGCGCGCGATACGATTATAAAACTGGATAGTAACCGCGCTACCGACCGCCGCCTGATGAGAGGCCCTTTTGGTAAAAAAGCCGAACCACCCCGCGCTAAACAAACCGCCGCTGTAGCAAAAGACACCATCCCGAAAGATTCGTTGCGCCGGGATACAGCCATCCGTGATACCGGCCGCTCGGCAATGGTTTTGCCAACCGATACCGGCCGCCGGTCAGCCAATGGTTTGGAATCTGAAGTTAAGGCGCATGCTGAGGACAGCATAATCGTTGATAACGAAAATAACCTGATGTACCTCTATGGCAAAGCCCGCGTAACGTATGAAGATGTTGAGCTTGATGCCGAATACATCCGCATTGACAAAAAGAACCACCTGATATACGCCAGCGGCAGGCCGAGCCCAAAAACAGGCCGCTACATAGGCCGCCCCATTTTTCAGCAAAAAAACGACAAGCCTTCATATGCCGACTCATTATTGTTTGATTATAAAACCAAAAAAGGAAAGATATTCAACCCCGCATCTGAGCAGGACGGAAATTTTATATCAGGCGGGCAGGCAAAAAAGCTGAATAATGATGAGGTTGCTTACAAGAATGTAATTTACAGTACCTGTAACGAGCCGTTCCCGCATACGCACTTTGGTATCGTGATTACCAAGGGGATAGGCGAGAAGCATCGCATCATCTCCGGCCCGGCTTACCTGGAGATCGCTAATATACCTTTACCTTTAGGTGTTCCGTTCGGTTTTTTCCCGAAGCCGGAATCAAGGGCATCCGGTGTTATATTTCCTACGTTTGGCGAGGATGCCCGTTTGGGTTTCTTTATGCGTAACCTGGGTTACTACATCGCGCTTAATGATTATATGGACATGACCAGCAACGTGTCTATCTACTCGCGCGGATCGTATGAGTTAAGCACAGCGGCACGCTATTTAAAACGCTACAAGTACCAGGGTAATTTAACGCTGAGCTACGGCTCGCACAATTACGGTTTGCCTGGCGATCCTGCAGCTAAGGACTTCAATATATCCTGGTCGCACAGCCAGGATGCTAACGCTCATCCCGGCAGTACCTTCAGTGCATCGGTTAACGCAGGTACCTCAAGCTTTTACCAAAACTCGCCGGCAGGACAAAACTATAGCCTTACGCAGTTAACACAAAACAACATGCGTTCAAGTATCGCTTACGGTAAAACTTGGGCCGGTACGCCGTTTAACTTAAACGTAAGCTTAGGCCATAGCCAGGATATCTCGCAGAAGCGTGTAACGCTCGATCTGCCAACGGTATCGTTCAACATGTCAACCCTTAGTCCGTTTGATAGTAAGAACCGTATAGGCGAGCAAAAATGGTATCAGAAAATTACGGTAGGTTATAGCTTGCAGGCGCAAAATAAGATCAATAATATTCCGGAGTCGCAGTTATTTACCAGCGAAACATTGAGCAAGCGTTTGCAAAACGGTATGCAGCATACTATACCGGTGGCGTTGAGTTTGAATGTTCTTAAATACTTCCAGTTTAATACGTCGGCAAACTACACCGAGCGCTGGTACCTGCAATCCATCCGCAAACGTTATGATCGTGATAACCCGAATGTAGCGCCGGGTACCGCAGTTGTTGATACCGTTGCAGGCTTTGCACGTGCCGGCGAGTATAATTTGAACGCCGGCTTCTCAACGAAAGTTTACAGCCAGGCTAATTTTAAAGGCAAGATCAAAGCCATCAGGCACGTAATGACGCCGTCGTTAACGTTTAGCTACCGTCCGGATTTTTCTGACCCGAGCTACGGTTACTACCGTACAATAGTAAGTGAGGCCTCTATACCTTACACCTATACCGCGCAAACTTATTCTATATTTGAGCAATCCGTTTATGGTGGACCGTCAGCAGGGCGTTCGGCGGGTTTGGGTTTAAATATTGATAACGTTATCGAGGCTAAGGTTAGGCCCAAAGCAACCGATACGTCTAACACCGATAAAAAGATAGCCATTTTGCAGGGCTTTTCGGTATCAACCTTTTATAACTTCGCGGCTGACTCTATAAAACTTTCACCCATATCATTCTCCGGCCACACTGGTTTATTCGGCCAAAAGGTTAACATCAGTTTTAACGGCTCCCTTAACCCGTACGTGTTGCGCGTGCGCGATTCAATTACTAATGGCGCGGTTATTCGCTATGCCCAGCCAACGGCGCGCTACACCTGGAAAGATGGTAAATTGCCGATGCTGACCAACCTGGGGTTATCCATGAGCGGTAGTCTGAATTCATCATCCTTTAGCCCTAAAAAACAGGCGCAGCCGAACACCTTGCAGGGGATGACTCCTGAACAATCGCGGCAATTATCGCTTATTAATAGCGACCCCGGTGCTTATATTGACTTTACCGTACCCTGGAATATATCCTTCAGTTATAACTTTAATTACAGCAACACGGGTGTAGCTACCAACACTACTAACACCATGATGATTAGCGGCGACGTAAGCATAACGCCTAAGTGGAAAATACAGTACTCAACCAACTTTGACTTTAATGCCATGAAACTGGCTGATGCCACATCGTTTGCCATATACCGCGACCTGCATTGTTGGGATCTCTCGGTACAGTGGCTGCCGTTCGGTTATTATAAATCGTACAACGTTACCATTAAAGTTAAATCATCAATTTTACAGGACCTTAAACTAACTAAACGCAGCGATTATACCAGCAACAGGTATTACGGCGGCGGATTTTAA
- a CDS encoding competence/damage-inducible protein A, with protein sequence MLAEIITIGDEILIGQIVDTNSAWIAQRLNEIGVRVKQISSVSDDREHILKAFAEAAGRADIILITGGLGPTKDDITKKTLAEYFSVELVESEVALNNVLEIFKRYNRPLLDTNRQQALVPANCEVLNNNNGTAPGMWFNHNGKVYMSMPGVPFEMMYMMDEQVLPKIKATFKLSTIIHNTILTVGEGESYLAERIADIENELPAHIKLAYLPKLGQVRLRISGYSDGDETLLQQEVDAFTNRIAERVSNVVAAHEDIPLEKAILNLMTERGLTLSTAESCTGGFISSLLTQHAGSSKVFLGGAVSYSNQLKESVLGVNAETIRQFGAVSEETVIEMATGALKNFASDYTIAVTGIAGPDGGTPDKPVGTVWVAVVSASKQLVKKFTFRGKRQQNIERSAISALGMLNTLLNDKVI encoded by the coding sequence ATGCTGGCAGAAATTATTACCATTGGCGACGAGATACTGATCGGGCAGATTGTTGACACCAATTCCGCCTGGATTGCGCAGCGCCTTAATGAAATCGGCGTGCGCGTAAAGCAAATATCATCCGTATCTGACGACCGCGAGCATATCCTGAAAGCGTTTGCTGAAGCTGCCGGCCGTGCCGATATTATATTGATAACCGGCGGCCTTGGCCCCACGAAAGATGATATCACCAAAAAAACACTGGCCGAATATTTTAGCGTCGAACTGGTTGAAAGCGAAGTGGCTTTAAACAATGTGCTCGAGATTTTTAAGCGCTACAACCGCCCGCTGCTGGATACCAACCGTCAGCAGGCTCTGGTGCCCGCTAACTGCGAGGTGCTCAATAATAACAACGGCACCGCGCCGGGCATGTGGTTTAACCATAATGGCAAGGTTTACATGTCAATGCCCGGTGTGCCTTTCGAAATGATGTACATGATGGATGAGCAAGTGCTGCCAAAAATTAAGGCTACCTTTAAGCTATCAACCATCATACATAATACTATACTAACGGTAGGCGAGGGCGAGTCATACCTTGCTGAACGCATTGCCGATATTGAAAATGAATTGCCTGCGCACATCAAACTGGCTTATCTGCCAAAATTAGGACAGGTACGTTTACGCATAAGCGGATATAGCGATGGCGATGAAACGCTTTTACAGCAAGAGGTTGACGCTTTTACCAACCGCATTGCCGAACGTGTAAGCAATGTAGTGGCGGCGCATGAGGATATTCCGCTTGAAAAGGCCATCCTGAACCTGATGACCGAACGCGGCCTCACACTATCAACCGCCGAAAGCTGCACCGGCGGGTTTATTTCGAGTTTGCTTACCCAACATGCCGGTTCATCAAAGGTATTTTTAGGCGGGGCGGTATCATACTCCAATCAGCTTAAGGAAAGTGTATTGGGCGTGAACGCCGAAACCATCCGGCAATTTGGCGCAGTAAGCGAGGAAACCGTTATAGAGATGGCTACGGGCGCGCTTAAAAACTTCGCGTCAGACTATACCATTGCCGTTACCGGCATCGCGGGCCCTGATGGGGGTACGCCGGATAAGCCTGTCGGTACGGTTTGGGTAGCCGTGGTATCGGCCTCGAAGCAGCTGGTTAAGAAGTTTACCTTCAGGGGCAAGCGCCAGCAAAACATTGAACGCTCGGCCATAAGCGCCCTGGGCATGTTAAATACTTTACTTAACGATAAGGTAATTTAA
- a CDS encoding dihydrolipoamide acetyltransferase family protein produces MAKFQLLLPKMGESVAEATIVKWVKKPGDTIEADDTIAEIATDKVDSEIPSPVSGKLIEILFNEDDVVEVGKVIAVIEVEGEEVVEEPQQPAEQVQAPEATPIAEPKAAQPIENTNEKYDIPGTEQLAQREVHVAASVSSSVRFYSPLVRNIAVAEGISNEELDSIPGTGADGRLTKDDLMIYLESRGKRGNQPAQQQRAAQPQAISQPPSKPVYNSPVSTISSSGNEEIIEMDRMRKLIADHMVMSKQVSPHVSSFVEADVTNLVMWRDRVKNSFEQRENEKITFTPIFVEAVVKAIKDFPLINVSVKNTQIIRKKDINISMATALPSGNLITPVIKNADQLNLAGLTRAVNDLANRARNNKLSPDDIKDGTFTITNIGTFGNIMGTPIINQPQVAILAIGAIKKKPAVIETPQGDMIAIRQMMYLSLSYDHRVVDGMLGGSFLKRIADYLENWDVKREI; encoded by the coding sequence ATGGCTAAATTTCAGTTATTGCTACCTAAAATGGGCGAAAGTGTTGCCGAAGCGACTATTGTAAAGTGGGTAAAGAAACCTGGCGATACCATAGAAGCTGATGACACCATAGCCGAGATTGCTACAGACAAGGTAGACTCCGAAATTCCATCCCCCGTAAGCGGTAAACTTATTGAAATATTATTTAACGAGGATGACGTGGTAGAGGTGGGAAAAGTTATTGCCGTAATAGAAGTTGAGGGCGAAGAAGTGGTTGAAGAACCGCAGCAGCCTGCAGAACAGGTTCAGGCTCCGGAAGCTACACCTATAGCTGAACCTAAGGCAGCCCAACCCATAGAAAATACAAACGAAAAATACGACATACCCGGTACAGAGCAACTTGCTCAACGCGAAGTTCACGTGGCTGCATCTGTATCATCATCGGTACGTTTTTACTCGCCACTGGTGCGCAACATCGCGGTAGCCGAAGGCATAAGCAATGAGGAACTGGACAGCATTCCTGGCACTGGGGCTGATGGCCGCTTGACCAAGGACGACCTGATGATATACCTGGAAAGCCGAGGCAAAAGGGGTAATCAGCCGGCTCAACAACAGCGTGCAGCGCAGCCGCAGGCTATTTCTCAACCGCCTTCCAAACCGGTTTATAACTCGCCGGTAAGCACAATATCATCTTCAGGTAACGAGGAGATTATCGAGATGGATAGGATGCGCAAGCTTATTGCCGATCACATGGTGATGAGCAAGCAGGTATCGCCGCATGTAAGCTCATTTGTTGAGGCTGACGTTACCAACCTGGTAATGTGGCGCGATCGAGTAAAAAACAGTTTTGAGCAGCGCGAGAACGAAAAAATAACCTTTACTCCGATATTTGTTGAAGCCGTAGTAAAAGCCATCAAGGATTTTCCGCTTATTAACGTATCGGTAAAAAATACCCAGATCATCCGTAAAAAGGATATTAACATCAGCATGGCAACCGCATTACCAAGCGGAAACCTGATCACCCCCGTTATAAAAAATGCCGATCAGCTTAACCTTGCCGGCCTTACCCGTGCGGTTAATGATCTGGCTAATCGCGCCCGTAACAACAAGCTTAGTCCGGATGATATTAAGGATGGTACCTTTACCATTACTAACATTGGTACATTTGGTAATATTATGGGTACGCCTATTATTAACCAGCCGCAGGTAGCTATCTTGGCCATTGGCGCCATTAAGAAGAAACCGGCCGTTATTGAAACCCCGCAGGGAGACATGATCGCCATCAGGCAAATGATGTACCTTTCACTATCATACGATCACCGTGTGGTTGATGGTATGCTGGGCGGCTCGTTCCTGAAACGTATTGCCGATTACCTGGAAAACTGGGACGTTAAACGCGAGATATAA
- a CDS encoding energy transducer TonB produces the protein MNRKLSLFTTTALMFSAATGNAQHLNKKLIAELKDIYSADQYYRLATKTAAEKYGWDSPATDSLMRLQGKADVENTSRVTAIIDKYGYPGKSLVGKENASLAFMVIQHSNAEIQRKYLPLLTKAAEKGELPKQSLALLIDRVKTGLNEKQVYGTQLWQMGNTVKLYPIVDEANVNVRRKKVGFPPLEIYLQQWNIKYKVPTQKGNPNPDSLYYSYEQREESPVELIGGEKALYAKIKYPENASQEHVSGWVTVELTVDKDGKPKNLSVVKGLGHGCDEEALRVMGEARFTNKTGEDHDMRYRLPFARR, from the coding sequence ATGAACCGCAAATTATCACTATTTACTACAACCGCGCTAATGTTTTCTGCGGCAACAGGCAATGCCCAACATCTTAATAAAAAACTCATTGCTGAACTTAAAGATATTTACAGCGCCGATCAGTACTATCGCCTGGCCACGAAAACAGCCGCCGAAAAATATGGCTGGGATTCGCCGGCAACTGATTCGCTGATGCGCCTGCAAGGCAAAGCCGATGTCGAGAATACGAGCAGGGTAACGGCCATAATTGATAAATACGGTTACCCGGGCAAATCACTTGTTGGCAAAGAAAACGCTTCGCTGGCTTTTATGGTGATACAACATAGCAATGCCGAAATCCAGCGTAAATACCTGCCGCTTTTAACCAAGGCTGCCGAAAAAGGCGAGTTGCCTAAGCAATCGCTTGCCCTGCTGATAGACCGCGTTAAAACCGGGCTGAATGAAAAACAAGTGTATGGAACCCAACTCTGGCAAATGGGCAACACTGTGAAATTATATCCTATCGTTGATGAGGCCAATGTTAACGTACGCCGCAAAAAAGTCGGATTTCCGCCCCTGGAAATATATTTGCAGCAATGGAATATTAAATACAAAGTTCCTACACAAAAAGGTAATCCTAATCCCGACAGTTTGTATTATAGCTATGAACAGCGTGAAGAGTCGCCGGTTGAATTAATAGGCGGTGAGAAAGCGCTGTATGCTAAGATAAAGTATCCGGAGAACGCCTCGCAGGAACACGTAAGCGGCTGGGTTACTGTTGAACTCACAGTTGATAAAGACGGCAAACCCAAAAACCTGAGCGTAGTAAAAGGCCTTGGCCATGGCTGCGATGAAGAAGCCCTGCGAGTGATGGGCGAAGCACGCTTTACCAATAAAACCGGCGAGGATCATGATATGCGTTACCGCCTGCCTTTTGCCCGGCGTTAA
- a CDS encoding C40 family peptidase yields the protein MRSISVNKPILLFVISAFILSSCSSIKKTQRPVYGNNGGVIVQPTGPTVKRMGPYVMEKPDKDDVEKYSAIMNVKKSDIKNGRLYSFLNDWMGTPYKYGGLEKDGVDCSGFVYRLQQEVYDIENMPRSTNLQINFIKRKYEEELKEGDLVFFDFDGRQFSHVGVYLQNGYVVHASTRKGVMIIKLKDPYMYKYFSRGGSVLVEREGEAESSGR from the coding sequence ATGAGGTCAATATCAGTAAATAAACCTATACTTTTATTTGTAATATCAGCTTTTATATTGTCATCGTGCAGTAGTATCAAAAAAACGCAGCGCCCGGTTTATGGAAACAACGGCGGGGTTATTGTGCAGCCCACTGGCCCGACAGTAAAACGCATGGGGCCTTATGTAATGGAAAAGCCGGATAAAGATGACGTAGAGAAGTACTCCGCTATTATGAACGTAAAGAAGAGCGATATAAAAAATGGCAGGCTGTATAGTTTTTTAAATGATTGGATGGGTACTCCCTACAAATATGGCGGTTTGGAAAAGGATGGTGTGGACTGTTCGGGATTTGTGTATCGTCTGCAGCAAGAGGTATATGATATTGAGAACATGCCCCGCTCAACCAATTTACAGATCAACTTTATAAAGCGTAAATACGAGGAAGAACTAAAGGAAGGCGACCTGGTCTTCTTTGATTTTGACGGCAGGCAGTTCAGCCACGTAGGGGTGTACCTGCAAAACGGCTATGTAGTACATGCCAGTACCCGCAAGGGTGTAATGATCATCAAGCTTAAAGACCCATACATGTATAAGTACTTTTCGCGCGGCGGGTCTGTTTTAGTAGAGCGCGAAGGTGAGGCGGAAAGCAGCGGAAGGTAA
- a CDS encoding GIY-YIG nuclease family protein: protein MFHQYFVYIIRCNDGSYYTGVTNDIDRRFQEHQQGIIVHCYTFKRRPLVLVFHEPFGDINQAIAFEKQVKGWRRAKKEALIARRWDLLPELSRTAK, encoded by the coding sequence GTGTTTCACCAATACTTCGTTTATATCATCCGATGTAATGATGGCTCGTATTATACCGGTGTAACCAATGATATTGACCGTCGTTTTCAGGAACATCAGCAGGGCATTATTGTGCATTGTTACACATTTAAACGGCGGCCATTGGTGTTGGTTTTCCATGAGCCGTTTGGCGACATTAACCAGGCCATAGCTTTTGAGAAGCAAGTGAAAGGGTGGCGCAGGGCTAAAAAGGAAGCGCTGATAGCCCGGCGATGGGATTTATTGCCGGAACTTTCAAGAACAGCTAAATAG
- the pbpC gene encoding penicillin-binding protein 1C: MATQKILKWLSKPKRIIALAVLLALLILFIFCLPKPLFKKPTSYVIDDDQGQLLGASIAADGQWRFPYNDRVPEKFKQCIITFEDKRFRYHPGFDPLAFGRAISRSIKAGHVTSGGSTLSMQVIRMATNHRRTVWNKLIEIFMALRLEAGYSKDEILALYASNAPFGSNVIGLDAASWRYFGRSPDKLSWGEMAAMAVLPNAPSLVHPGKNRTVLLNKRNRLLDKMVAEKVIDSTTARLAKLELVPDRPVALPQMAPHLLQVFKAEHKKMQQTTDTRITTTIKADLQLQVTNILERHHQVLRANDINNIAAVVLDVETGAALAYAGNIFHPGESQLESDVNVVNAPRSPGSTLKPLLYAAMLNDGFILPNSLIPDVPTQIAGYHPENFDLGYDGAVTASKALSRSLNVPAVKMLQQYKYERFYDFLKQTGITTLTKPADHYGLALILGGGENTLWELTGNYAAMARVLNHYNKNGGKYNPADWHHPVYALSETKKAELQKNGLLDACSIYYTLQAMEEVMRPGEELLWQQFSSSQRVAWKTGTSFGFRDGWAIGVTPKYVVGVWVGNTDGEGRPGLTGISTAAPVLFDIFRLLPSVRDWFEMPVRDMVKISVCPESGYRAGQYCDHATEQWVPKGGLKTKACPWHQLVHLSMDGKWQVTTDCESPERILNKSWFVLPPSIEYYYKSKSYQYHVLPPFRAGCTQENVNPMEVIYPKNGAKIYVPIEADGSRGRMICNAAHREAGVKIYWHLDDKYQGESHDLHQTALNPSPGKHKLTLVDAYGNTTVINFEVLDKDK, translated from the coding sequence ATGGCAACGCAGAAAATACTCAAATGGCTCAGCAAACCAAAACGCATTATCGCGTTAGCAGTGTTGTTGGCCCTGCTTATTCTCTTCATATTCTGCCTGCCGAAGCCACTGTTTAAAAAGCCAACATCTTACGTAATTGACGACGATCAGGGTCAGCTTTTAGGCGCGTCCATAGCGGCCGACGGGCAGTGGCGATTCCCTTACAACGACCGTGTCCCCGAAAAATTCAAGCAGTGTATCATTACCTTTGAGGATAAGCGGTTTCGCTACCATCCCGGGTTTGATCCGCTGGCGTTTGGCAGGGCTATCAGCCGTAGCATCAAGGCAGGGCACGTAACCAGCGGGGGCAGTACGTTAAGTATGCAGGTTATCCGTATGGCTACCAATCACAGGCGTACGGTTTGGAACAAGCTCATCGAAATATTCATGGCTTTGCGGTTAGAGGCCGGTTACAGTAAGGACGAAATACTGGCTTTATACGCAAGTAACGCACCCTTCGGAAGTAATGTTATCGGGCTCGATGCCGCATCGTGGCGGTACTTTGGGCGTAGTCCGGATAAATTATCATGGGGAGAGATGGCTGCTATGGCCGTGTTGCCGAATGCGCCGTCGCTGGTACATCCCGGTAAGAACAGGACGGTGCTGTTAAACAAGCGCAATCGCCTGCTGGATAAAATGGTTGCCGAGAAAGTGATAGACAGTACCACTGCCCGCCTGGCCAAGCTTGAGCTGGTGCCTGACAGGCCTGTAGCTTTGCCGCAAATGGCTCCACACCTGTTACAGGTATTCAAGGCTGAGCATAAAAAAATGCAGCAAACCACAGATACGCGTATAACCACCACTATCAAAGCCGATCTGCAACTTCAGGTAACCAATATCCTGGAGCGGCACCACCAAGTGCTGCGTGCTAATGATATCAACAACATTGCAGCTGTGGTGCTTGATGTAGAAACGGGCGCGGCATTGGCTTATGCAGGCAATATCTTCCATCCGGGAGAAAGCCAGTTGGAGAGTGATGTTAACGTGGTGAACGCGCCGCGTAGTCCGGGAAGCACGCTAAAGCCATTGCTTTACGCCGCCATGCTGAATGATGGATTTATTTTACCCAACAGCCTGATACCCGATGTGCCGACACAAATAGCCGGTTACCATCCCGAAAATTTCGATCTGGGTTATGATGGAGCGGTTACGGCATCAAAGGCATTGTCGCGCTCGCTGAATGTGCCTGCGGTTAAAATGCTGCAGCAATATAAGTACGAGCGGTTTTATGATTTTTTGAAGCAAACCGGCATCACCACATTAACCAAACCTGCCGACCATTACGGCCTCGCCCTGATATTAGGTGGTGGCGAAAATACCCTGTGGGAACTTACCGGTAATTACGCCGCTATGGCGCGCGTTTTAAATCATTATAATAAAAACGGGGGCAAGTATAACCCCGCGGACTGGCATCATCCGGTTTACGCTTTGAGTGAGACAAAAAAGGCTGAACTTCAAAAAAATGGTTTGCTTGATGCCTGCTCTATCTACTACACCCTGCAAGCTATGGAAGAGGTGATGCGGCCGGGTGAGGAGCTGCTTTGGCAGCAATTCAGTTCATCGCAGCGTGTAGCCTGGAAAACGGGCACCAGCTTTGGCTTTCGCGATGGCTGGGCAATAGGCGTAACGCCTAAGTATGTGGTAGGCGTTTGGGTGGGTAATACCGATGGCGAGGGCAGGCCGGGCTTAACGGGCATCAGTACCGCTGCCCCGGTCTTGTTTGATATTTTCAGGCTGCTGCCTTCGGTGCGCGATTGGTTTGAGATGCCCGTGCGCGATATGGTAAAGATAAGCGTGTGCCCCGAGAGCGGTTACCGTGCCGGGCAATACTGCGACCATGCCACAGAACAGTGGGTACCCAAAGGCGGGTTAAAAACTAAGGCATGCCCCTGGCATCAGTTGGTCCATCTCTCTATGGATGGCAAATGGCAGGTAACTACCGATTGCGAATCTCCCGAACGCATCCTAAATAAGAGCTGGTTTGTGCTGCCGCCATCTATAGAGTATTATTATAAATCAAAAAGCTATCAGTATCACGTATTGCCGCCTTTCAGAGCCGGGTGCACGCAAGAGAATGTGAATCCCATGGAGGTGATCTACCCTAAAAACGGCGCTAAAATTTATGTGCCGATAGAGGCTGACGGCTCGCGCGGGCGAATGATCTGCAACGCCGCGCATCGCGAAGCCGGGGTAAAAATATACTGGCACCTGGATGATAAGTACCAGGGCGAAAGCCACGACCTGCATCAGACGGCACTCAACCCATCGCCCGGAAAACATAAGCTAACCCTGGTTGATGCTTACGGCAATACCACCGTCATAAATTTTGAAGTGCTGGATAAGGATAAGTAA
- a CDS encoding 3'-5' exonuclease: protein MLEQYDLYNIMVLDIETVPQYASFDEVPANMQKLWDAKTQYQRKDETAAAFYERAGIWAEFGKIVCISVGIFTGGQRVGLRIKSFAGHDEKELLYDFARLLNSQPPNQVLCAHNGKEFDFPYICRRMLIHGIKHPSQLELSGKKPWEINHIDTMDLWKFGDYKSYTSLSLLTAIFDIPTPKDDIDGSQVGHVYWVEDELERICTYCQKDVVATAQLLRRFRGEPLIPDENVTIVGG from the coding sequence ATGCTTGAGCAGTACGATCTGTATAACATAATGGTGCTTGATATTGAAACTGTGCCCCAATACGCCAGCTTTGATGAAGTGCCTGCAAATATGCAAAAGCTATGGGATGCCAAAACGCAGTATCAACGTAAAGACGAAACCGCGGCTGCTTTTTACGAACGTGCCGGTATTTGGGCCGAGTTTGGCAAGATAGTTTGTATCTCGGTAGGTATTTTTACCGGCGGACAAAGGGTCGGCCTGCGCATTAAATCCTTTGCCGGGCACGATGAAAAGGAGTTGCTGTATGATTTTGCCCGCCTGCTCAACAGCCAGCCGCCTAACCAGGTATTATGCGCCCACAACGGCAAGGAATTTGATTTTCCGTACATCTGCCGCCGTATGCTGATCCACGGTATAAAGCATCCCTCACAACTGGAACTCTCAGGCAAAAAGCCATGGGAGATAAACCATATTGATACGATGGACCTTTGGAAGTTTGGTGATTACAAAAGCTATACCTCACTAAGCCTGCTAACGGCTATTTTTGATATACCCACTCCAAAAGATGATATTGATGGTAGCCAGGTAGGCCATGTGTACTGGGTTGAAGATGAGTTGGAGCGTATTTGTACCTATTGCCAAAAAGATGTGGTGGCTACCGCGCAACTGCTTAGGCGTTTTCGTGGCGAACCTTTAATTCCTGATGAAAATGTAACCATAGTAGGTGGCTGA